From the genome of Leptodactylus fuscus isolate aLepFus1 chromosome 1, aLepFus1.hap2, whole genome shotgun sequence, one region includes:
- the LOC142214107 gene encoding transcription factor Sox-3-like, whose protein sequence is MAEPSTKSPLRESNSQATEAGPPSHERRKMPMNAFNLWCRTARIRLTARYPRVHYRDVGRILGYEWHHLADAEKRPFIEEAQRLKAKYVAEHFRHKYAERKEKELLQNQGFQSVPETPMPSGARPSSNTSAVPQGKENHPCLNSSPSGSCSPRQSGAMQNLVLSNSHIQSLPSYGNNSLHYNHAMPSIQSHVSSSATNNPTPPNTQQSSTTMDRGMDVSVVGKESISSTTPVRPCSQCLFPGEIEDMIAVYLPLDDD, encoded by the coding sequence ATGGCGGAGCCCAGTACCAAAAGTCCCCTGAGGGAGTCCAATTCTCAAGCTACTGAAGCTGGGCCTCCTTCTCATGAAAGAAGGAAGATGCCTATGAATGCTTTTAATTTATGGTGCAGGACTGCAAGGATTAGGCTAACGGCCCGATATCCTAGAGTTCATTACCGTGACGTTGGCAGGATATTGGGGTATGAGTGGCATCATCTTGCTGATGCAGAAAAGCGGCCTTTTATAGAAGAAGCACAAAGACTGAAAGCGAAGTATGTGGCAGAGCATTTCAGGCACAAATATgcagaaaggaaggaaaaagagcTCTTACAGAACCAAGGCTTCCAGTCTGTCCCTGAGACTCCAATGCCTTCAGGTGCAAGACCATCATCTAACACTTCTGCGGTACCACAAGGAAAAGAAAACCATCCCTGTTTAAACAGCAGTCCAAGTGGCTCTTGCTCTCCGAGGCAGTCTGGTGCCATGCAGAACCTTGTATTAAGCAATTCCCATATTCAATCACTGCCCAGTTATGGCAACAATAGTTTGCATTATAATCATGCGATGCCTTCTATTCAGTCCCACGTGAGCTCATCTGCTACCAATAATCCAACCCCACCAAACACCCAGCAAAGCTCAACAACTATGGACAGGGGAATGGATGTGTCTGTGGTCGGAAAGGAATCCATTTCTTCAACTACACCAGTCAGGCCATGTTCACAATGTCTCTTCCCAGGAGAAATAGAAGATATGATTGCCGTGTACTTGCCTTTAGATGATGATTAA
- the METTL18 gene encoding histidine protein methyltransferase 1 homolog — protein MSFQFNFNIDESSPEECEVAQPKDTMLIEDKDVQSEPQSDLTESRQNSATSDKLVSAQPATEHHIPKNVSSLLENKIVENSSGLQFVNVSVVEMTLSNTDVHSEDKVKKSIMSNSDLISGVYEGGMKIWECTFDLIRYFEDKDVNFEGKSVLDLGCGAGLLGIFALKHEAKVVHFQDYNSTVIEEITIPNTLVNCDDDNLENNIDGEPTRKKTRKSHVETRLLSKCRFFSGEWSHFSQLMQNQVPPMKYDIILTSETIYNPTYYSALHGVFQNLLSNDGIVYLASKSHYFGVGGGVHLFDTLINERNIFKIHTLKVTDHGLERMLLSLVFNGKS, from the coding sequence ATGTCTTTTCAATTTAATTTCAATATTGATGAGAGCAGTCCTGAAGAATGTGAAGTAGCGCAACCAAAGGATACAATGTTAATAGAAGATAAAGATGTACAATCAGAGCCTCAAAGTGACCTCACTGAATCAAGACAAAATTCTGCAACCAGTGATAAATTGGTATCCGCTCAACCAGCTACTGAACACCACATTCCTAAAAATGTGTCTAGTTTGTTAGAAAATAAAATTGTTGAGAACAGCTCAGGCTTACAGTTTGTAAATGTGTCAGTAGTAGAAATGACATTGTCCAATACAGATGTGCATAGTGAAGACAAAGTGAAAAAGTCTATTATGTCTAACTCTGATCTTATTTCTGGTGTGTATGAAGGAGGAATGAAAATTTGGGAGTGCACTTTTGATCTTATAAGATATTTTGAAGATAAGGATGTTAACTTTGAAGGTAAAAGTGTTTTGGATCTTGGTTGTGGAGCTGGCTTGTTAGGTATATTCGCTTTGAAACACGAAGCCAAAGTAGTTCATTTTCAAGACTATAACAGCACTGTAATAGAAGAAATAACCATTCCTAATACACTGGTGAACTGTGATGATGACAATTTAGAGAATAACATTGATGGTGAACCTACTAGGAAAAAAACGAGAAAATCACATGTGGAAACTAGACTGTTATCGAAGTGTCGCTTCTTTTCAGGGGAGTGGTCTCACTTTTCTCAATTAATGCAAAATCAAGTGCCTCCGATGAAATACGATATTATTCTAACTTCAGAGACCATATATAATCCTACATACTACAGTGCATTGCATGGAGTCTTCCAGAATTTATTGTCAAATGATGGAATTGTTTACCTGGCTAGTAAATCCCATTATTTTGGTGTTGGAGGAGGTGTTCACCTCTTTGACACCCTCATTAAtgaaagaaatatttttaaaatccaTACCCTAAAAGTCACAGATCATGGGCTTGAGAGAATGCTTCTCAGCTTAGTCTTTAATGGCAAGTCTTAA